In Tenacibaculum sp. 190524A02b, the genomic stretch CGAATATAATCATGTGAATAATGTGGCTTATGTGCAATGGATTAATGATATAGCTAATGAACATTGGAGATTGTTAATAAAAGATATTCCAAAACCAGATTATGTGTGGTTTATAGTAAAACACGAAATTGATTATAAACGCCAAGCTAAATTAGGAGATGAAGTGGTAATAAAAACTTGGGTTGGAAAAACAGAAGGTGTAAAATCTATCAGACATGTTGAAATAATTAAAGAGAATCATGTATTAGTAGAGTCACAAACTACTTTTTGTTTGTTAGATGCGAAAAGTTTAAGACCTAAAAGGATTACTGATGCAATACGTACATTGTTAGTAAACAGTAAATAAACAAACGGTATATTTGTAATATTAAAAGAGAAGAATGACATCATTTAGAGAATTAGGTATAAAAAAAGAATATGTTAAGGGGTTGAAAGAGTTAGGTATTGTTGCTCCAACGAATGTGCAAAAAGAAGTAATTCCTTATTTACTTGAAAATCATACAGATTTTATAGGTTTAGCTCAAACAGGAACAGGTAAAACAGCTGCTTATGGTTTACCAATTTTACATAATATAAATGCTTCGAAAGGTAATGTGCAAGTATTAATTCTGTCACCAACTAGAGAATTAGTCCAGCAAATAAAAAAGCAATTATTTAAGTTCACTAAATATATAGAAGATAAAATATTTGTAGAAGCTATTTATGGAGGAGAAAAGATAGATAAACAAATAAAAAGTCTTCAAAGAACTACACATATTATTGTAGCAACTCCAGGACGTTTAATTGATTTAATAGAAAGAGGCGAGGTGAATTTAAAAGAACTTAATACTCTAGTATTAGATGAAGCCGATGAAATGTTAAGTATGGGCTTTAAAGAAGAATTAAACAGGATTTTAAAATATACATCAGGAGAAAGAAAAACTTGGCTGTTTTCTGCAACTATGCCAAATGAAATAAGAGGCATTATAAAAAAATATATGAATGCTTCTGCAAAGCAAATTGAGATTGATAAAAATATGTTAGTAAATGCTAATATTTCTCATCAGTTTGTTGAAACTACGATATCTGAAAAAACGAATGTTATCATAAAATTTGTAGAAAATAGGAATGCTGAGAGAGGAATTATTTTTACAAGAACAAAAGCTGGTGCACAAAAATTAGCAAAAGAATTGAATGAAGAAGGTTTTTCTGTTGAGGCATTAGAAGGAGATATGAAGCAGAAGGAACGAGACAAAGTAATGAGAGCCTTTAAGAAAGAAAATCTTCAAATATTAATATCTACAGATGTTTCAGCAAGAGGTATTGATGTACAAAATCTAGGTTTTGTAATTCACCATCAATTACCTGAAAAATTAGAATACTATACACATAGAAGTGGTAGAACAGCAAGAGCAGGAAGGCAAGGTGTTTCTTTAGCTCTAATATTAAATAATGAGAGACCAAGAGTTTTAGAAATAGAAAGGTCATTACAAATAAATATTTCAGAAATAGTAATATAGAATGAATATCATTTATGCCATAGATATTGCAGGAACCTTTGCTTTTGCTATTAGTGGTGCTTTGGTTGCTTTAAAAAAAGACTTTGATGTATTTGGAGTTATTATTATTGCTTTTGTTACTGCAGTTGGAGGAGGAATGTTAAGAGATATATTAATAAATGCGCATCCAATAAATTGGATTGGAGACATTAATTATATATGGACTATTTTATTGGCAGTAATTTGTACTTTTTTATTTAAAAGTAAAATAGAGCCATTGCGAAAAACAATGTTTTTATTTGATACAGTAGGTATAAGTGTATTCACTTTATTGGGACTTCAAAAAGGTTTGAATTATGAATTACCAACAGTAGTAGCTCTGGTAATGGGAATGGTGTCTGCTGTTTTTGGAGGCGTCATAAGAGATGTTTTAACAAGAAAAGTTCCACTAATTTTCAAAAAAGAAATTTATGCATCTGCTTGTTTAGCAGGTGGTATAGTATATTTATTACTAGGAAAGATTAATGTAAATGAAGACGTTCAATTTATTATTTCTGCAGCTGTAATTGTTGTTATTAGAACTTTAGCAGTAGTGAATGAATATGAATTTCCAAAGGTTAAGAAAGATATATTTTCCATAAGGGAAAAATAAGATTTTTATAATTTTTACTATTTATAATTGATGAATTAATAATAGATTTTTAGTCGCAGAAAATAACACGTTGTAGGTTGTTACTTTTCTGTTGTTGGTCGATTTTTTTTTGTGTAAAAGTAAATATTTAAAACATTGAGGGACAACTAAATATTTTTAATTTATGAAATCCTTCTTATTTATTCAGAAAAGGCTACTTTTTTTGCTCCTTTTCACAACCTCATTTATTTTTTCACAAGTTAATACTGGTGGCTCAGCAACTACAGCAGACCATCAAAAGCAAATTATTGGT encodes the following:
- a CDS encoding thioesterase family protein — translated: MNFFEKKHVVIADEIDEYNHVNNVAYVQWINDIANEHWRLLIKDIPKPDYVWFIVKHEIDYKRQAKLGDEVVIKTWVGKTEGVKSIRHVEIIKENHVLVESQTTFCLLDAKSLRPKRITDAIRTLLVNSK
- a CDS encoding DEAD/DEAH box helicase, with the translated sequence MTSFRELGIKKEYVKGLKELGIVAPTNVQKEVIPYLLENHTDFIGLAQTGTGKTAAYGLPILHNINASKGNVQVLILSPTRELVQQIKKQLFKFTKYIEDKIFVEAIYGGEKIDKQIKSLQRTTHIIVATPGRLIDLIERGEVNLKELNTLVLDEADEMLSMGFKEELNRILKYTSGERKTWLFSATMPNEIRGIIKKYMNASAKQIEIDKNMLVNANISHQFVETTISEKTNVIIKFVENRNAERGIIFTRTKAGAQKLAKELNEEGFSVEALEGDMKQKERDKVMRAFKKENLQILISTDVSARGIDVQNLGFVIHHQLPEKLEYYTHRSGRTARAGRQGVSLALILNNERPRVLEIERSLQINISEIVI
- a CDS encoding trimeric intracellular cation channel family protein encodes the protein MNIIYAIDIAGTFAFAISGALVALKKDFDVFGVIIIAFVTAVGGGMLRDILINAHPINWIGDINYIWTILLAVICTFLFKSKIEPLRKTMFLFDTVGISVFTLLGLQKGLNYELPTVVALVMGMVSAVFGGVIRDVLTRKVPLIFKKEIYASACLAGGIVYLLLGKINVNEDVQFIISAAVIVVIRTLAVVNEYEFPKVKKDIFSIREK